A window from Cryptomeria japonica chromosome 1, Sugi_1.0, whole genome shotgun sequence encodes these proteins:
- the LOC131062523 gene encoding tRNA(adenine(34)) deaminase, chloroplastic yields the protein MYMYMSSPSISFGGSSRRDCCPKYNYWWNNPFEQTAVPTRTKKFLFVSAYAKDSGYTKVSCGVRQSALICNPRCRRVTGAIGYRKTFYIQEKCSYAALCSGQRRVCRCLGWDEEEEREEANEDKDECLSICELGDEAQEILSLLIEDSCRKKRVFNGRESSKSSRAGKSLERKAFYAERTIPGRVCMDRSCCAEKIDVGNGAGHLGSEYRCGRFVRESAEKGTAEKKGSVRKSLFREREMCCKAGSKASTSNLRSRIEWISSLKLENEEEIARQDTYRTDSGESMNQLRMTVSLASGAGSHKEETLQRGNEKSGVEKSWNKTKNDNITSGCTVETQKQEKFRKGAEEAGFDIGANHCTVQFQKANQKTDSKTSFSGQRTGAQWSSTVVSTHLREVGEESTKKSGFEVSMNDSSNVRHASIEEQTKSVLVNEGESSGAGLISNKNPRDQLDQMESNKEGHCTPRVPSDNLRKISGWSCATELEEREKVIKNNEKFVVRQQDELHTSKKFEKISQKKGAKLVPGMASDDSRKITRLSSISKMEGQELIAKTTETSTFQKQDELVKNYGRSSSTELEEVKSLTEENAETASKRFGTLISSNRTAQKFSKDCFNSGSNDRASSVPAQEQKTSTVVYEKGKGDSQELLKTSSYSSVLSESSHSAMHKSQSTRIIEQANRTPERLAQSSSSKTEVDVLKSSSGYETGSKNSQKLPSNPSQKLSSNDILRTVMESNKKKYAVETETDTTSGKSTQTRLSNESDYSLGFASAEGNEKSTEKTTDESPLELCNPQLSTPDFPSEGPSEEVWAIAGWSSREEFEELQYSGKIKQEKDSKPLTSEETSDELQKSTDEHPISEVEKGQMAISEKRGKVIMKRQSRGIWSSFVDFCCRRWGLSEESDNSTLKSGSGRPSTESQHGEKWFSVPDFEDQEYIVKDKSHKDKKEVVARSKANVLISGTEGNTGAGLKEAEKTQKEKAQKSAQKWALEESADESQLTRRRVSSTANKGHERQERAKEDVTDVITDPGKTESSHQGKVQNAAINWSLEGTSADESTLSSEPVSSRLYEECDKLESKRGKTTFVDKDELDEQGDTERLIQSSEIEEKNKMTKKLKRNKQVPKETFVSWEEALILESEQRREDEKFMREALSEARMAADAWEVPIGAVLVQNGRIIARAHNLVEQTRDATAHAEMLCIRYASSQLKTWRLAESTLYVTLEPCAMCAGAILQARIGNVVWGAPNKLLGADGSWVSLFPNQGVETMHATSEEQHPLTVGPVHPFHPNIKIRRGVLKNDCSDMMQQFFKLRRKKEKKTQSNSCFSLTNVPSKMFTKIHEIFSVFCL from the exons ATGTATATGTACATGAGCTCACCCTCCATAAGTTTTGGGGGAAGTAGTAGAAGAGACTGTTGTCCAAAATATAATTATTGGTGGAACAATCCATTTGAGCAAACAGCAGTCCCAACAAGAACAAAAAAATTTCTGTTTGTCTCAGCATACGCTAAAGATTCAGGATACACAAAAGTTTCATGTGGAGTAAGGCAGTCTGCCCTTATTTGCAATCCTAGGTGTCGGAGAGTTACAGGTGCTATTGGGTATCGAAAGACATTTTACATACAGGAAAAGTGCAGTTATGCAGCCCTGTGTTCAGGTCAGCGCAGGGTATGCAGATGTTTGGGATGGGATGAGGAGGAAGAGCGAGAGGAAGCAAATGAGGATAAAGATGAATGTTTGTCGATTTGTGAATTAGGCGATGAGGCTCAGGAAATTTTGAGTTTGCTGATAGAAGATAGTTGCAGAAAGAAACGAGTTTTCAATGGAAGGGAATCATCCAAGTCTTCTAGGGCAGGGAAAAGTTTGGAGAGAAAGGCATTTTATGCTGAAAGAACAATCCCAGGGAGAGTTTGCATGGATAGATCATGTTGTGCAGAAAAAATAGATGTGGGAAATGGTGCTGGACACCTGGGTTCCGAGTATAGGTGCGGTAGGTTTGTCAGGGAGAGTGCCGAAAAGGGCACTGCGGAAAAGAAAGGAAGTGTAAGAAAGTCATTGTTTCGGGAGAGAGAGATGTGTTGTAAAGCGGGCTCGAAGGCATCCACGAGTAATTTGAGGAGTAGGATAGAGTGGATTTCTTCTTTAAAATTGGAAAATGAGGAAGAAATAGCAAGACAAGATACTTACAGAACTGATTCAGGTGAATCAATGAATCAGTTAAGGATGACAGTGAGCTTGGCCTCTGGAGCAGGTTCTCATAAGGAGGAAACATTGCAAAGGGGCAATGAGAAAAGTGGTGTAGAAAAATCATGGAACAAAACAAAGAACGATAATATTACATCGGGTTGTACGGTAGAAACCCAAAAGCAGGAAAAATTTCGAAAGGGCGCCGAGGAAGCTGGGTTTGATATTGGTGCAAATCATTGCACGGTACAATTCCAGAAGGCCAACCAGAAAACTGATTCAAAgacatcattttctggtcagagaACTGGTGCGCAATGGTCTTCTACAGTAGTATCCACACATCTGAGAGAAGTAGGAGAAGAGAGTACCAAGAAGTCTGGCTTTGAGGTATCTATGAATGATTCAAGTAATGTCCGGCATGCTTCTATTGAAGAGCAGACCAAATCGGTTTTGGTGAACGAAGGGGAGAGTTCTGGTGCGGGTTTGATCTCAAACAAGAATCCAAGGGACCAACTGGATCAAATGGAGTCAAACAAGGAAGGACACTGTACACCTCGTGTGCCATCTGATAATTTAAGGAAGATTTCGGGCTGGAGTTGTGCTACAGAACTAGAGGAAAGAGAGAAAGTGATAAAAAATAACGAAAAGTTTGTTGTCCGACAGCAGGATGAATTACATACAAGCAAGAAGTTCGAGAAAATCTCACAAAAGAAGGGAGCAAAGTTGGTCCCTGGAATGGCATCTGATGATTCAAGGAAGATTACTAGGTTGAGTTCTATCTCGAAAATGGAGGGGCAAGAGTTAATTGCAAAGACTACAGAAACATCAACATTTCAAAAGCAGGATGAACTTGTAAAAAATTATGGGAGAAGTTCTAGTACGGAGTTGGAGGAAGTAAAAAGCCTAACAGAAGAGAATGCAGAAACTGCTTCTAAGAGATTTGGTACACTAATATCATCGAATAGAACAGCTCAGAAGTTTTCTAAAGACTGTTTCAATTCTGGAAGCAATGACCGTGCCAGCTCAGTGCCAGCACAGGAGCAGAAAACATCAACTGTGGTTTATGAGAAGGGCAAGGGAGATTCTCAGGAATTGCTTAAAACTTCATCATATTCATCTGTACTCAGTGAATCCTCTCATTCAGCCATGCACAAAAGTCAATCCACTAGAATTATTGAACAAGCAAATAGAACTCCTGAAAGGTTAGCTCAAAGCTCTTCCAGTAAAACAGAAGTAGATGTATTGAAATCTTCCAGTGGCTATGAAACAGGCAGTAAAAATTCCCAGAAGCTACCTAGTAATCCCTCTCAGAAGTTATCAAGCAATGACATATTACGAACTGTAATGGAATCAAATAAGAAGAAATATGCTGTAGAGACTGAAACAGACACAACTTCGGGGAAATCAACACAGACTAGACTATCAAACGAATCTGACTACAGTTTGGGATTTGCTTCAGCTGAAGGAAATGAGAAATCAACTGAGAAAACCACAGACGAGTCACCTTTGGAATTATGCAATCCTCAGTTATCAACTCCAGATTTTCCTTCAGAAGGGCCTTCAGAGGAAGTATGGGCTATTGCAGGTTGGTCTTCACGAGAGGAATTTGAAGAACTACAATATTCTGGTAAGATAAAACAAGAAAAGGACTCTAAACCATTAACTTCTGAAGAGACATCAGATGAACTACAGAAAAGCACAGATGAGCATCCCATTTCCGAAGTGGAGAAAGGCCAGATGGCCATTTCAGAAAAAAGGGGAAAGGTCATTATGAAAAGGCAATCAAGAGGGATCTGGAGCTCTTTTGTAGATTTTTGCTGTAGGCGTTGGGGTTTAAGTGAGGAATCAGATAATTCAACACTCAAATCAGGTTCAGGAAGACCTTCAACTGAATCTCAACATGGCGAGAAATGGTTTTCTGTACCAGATTTTGAAGATCAGGAATATATTGTGAAGGATAAATCACACAAGGACAAAAAGGAAGTGGTAGCCAGAAGTAAGGCAAATGTTCTCATTTCGGGTACAGAAGGAAATACAGGTGCTGGCTTAAAGGAAGCTGAGAAAACTCAAAAAGAAAAGGCACAAAAATCTGCCCAAAAATGGGCTTTAGAAGAATCTGCAGATGAGTCACAATTAACAAGAAGGCGTGTTTCAAGTACTGCAAATAAAGGGCATGAACGGCAGGAACGAGCAAAAGAAGATGTTACAGATGTTATTACAGATCCTGGGAAAACTGAGAGTAGTCACCAAGGAAAGGTGCAAAATGCTGCTATCAATTGGTCATTGGAAGGAACGTCAGCAGATGAATCGACATTGTCTAGTGAACCTGTTTCAAGTCGATTGTATGAAGAATGTGATAAATTGGAAAGCAAAAGGGGAAAGACAACTTTTGTAGACAAAGATGAATTGGATGAACAAGGGGACACTGAAAGGCTAATTCAAAGTTcagaaattgaagaaaagaataaaaTGACCAAAAAGTTAAAGCGAAACAAACAAGTTCCCAAGGAAACTTTTGTTTCATGGGAGGAAGCACTTATACTTGAAAGTGAGCAGAGACGAGAAGATGAAAAATTTATGAGAGAGGCTCTTTCAGAGGCCAGAATGGCTGCAGATGCCTGGGAAGTACCTATAGGTGCCGTTTTAGTTCAAAATGGAAGAATCATTGCCCGAGCCCACAATTT GGTAGAGCAGACCAGAGATGCaactgcacatgcagaaatgcttTGCATTCGTTATGCATCAAGTCAACTTAAAACATGGAGGCTTGCG GAATCAACTCTGTACGTGACATTAGAGCCATGTGCCATGTGTGCTGGGGCCATTCTTCAGGCTCGGATTGGGAATGTAGTCTGGGGAGCTCCTAACAAGCTTTTGGGAGCTGATGGCAGTTGGGTCAG